A window of Clostridium botulinum BKT015925 contains these coding sequences:
- a CDS encoding UDP-glucose--hexose-1-phosphate uridylyltransferase: MNEISISKEIEYLLQFAEQQSMIEKLDIIPCRNALLDLFNLNEPYIGGITEKYLKNPIEILKELLDYGYKIGLIPENTIMYRDLLDAKIMGILMPRQSEVAKNFWNTAKDEGIKKATDKFYALSKASNYIKTDRIAKNLYWRSNTDYGELEITINLSKPEKDPRDIAAAKLRAQSNYPKCLLCIENVGYAGHEGHPARQNHRVIPITVAQEQWYMQYSPYLYYKEHCILLKDEHVPMKISYKTFKRLVDFIEQIPHYFIGSNTDIPIVGGSILSHEHFQGGQHVFPMEEAKIDINFKYKEFSDVNIGIVKWPMAVIRLSSLNKNQLISLSSRILDNWKEYSDLEAEIVPFSVEEGIKVYHNAITPIARKNNNNEFEIDLVLRNNRVTKEYPYGIFHPHEELHHIKKENIGLIEVMGLAVLPARLNEEIYEIKRILTGEMSYTSDEIDEKNPLYKHNKWICELLKKYGAKCSLEEADEYIKKEVGIKFLEVLLDAGVYKRNKKGQNQFINFMAHMGFEIL; encoded by the coding sequence ATGAATGAAATAAGTATATCAAAAGAAATCGAATATTTATTACAATTTGCTGAGCAGCAGTCAATGATAGAAAAGTTAGATATCATTCCTTGTAGAAATGCTTTATTGGATTTATTTAACCTTAATGAACCTTATATTGGGGGTATTACAGAAAAGTATTTAAAAAATCCTATTGAAATTCTAAAAGAATTATTAGATTATGGCTACAAAATAGGTCTTATACCTGAGAATACAATAATGTATAGAGACTTATTAGATGCTAAAATCATGGGGATTTTAATGCCAAGGCAATCAGAAGTTGCAAAGAATTTTTGGAATACAGCTAAAGATGAAGGAATAAAAAAAGCTACAGACAAGTTTTATGCATTATCTAAAGCTTCAAATTATATAAAAACTGACCGTATTGCAAAAAATCTTTATTGGCGAAGTAATACAGATTATGGAGAATTAGAAATAACTATAAATTTATCTAAACCAGAAAAAGATCCAAGAGATATAGCAGCTGCAAAGTTGAGGGCGCAATCTAATTATCCAAAATGTTTATTATGTATTGAAAATGTAGGATATGCTGGACATGAAGGACATCCAGCTAGACAAAATCATAGAGTAATTCCTATTACAGTAGCACAGGAACAATGGTATATGCAGTATTCGCCTTACTTATACTACAAAGAACATTGTATACTACTTAAAGATGAACATGTACCTATGAAAATATCTTACAAAACTTTTAAAAGACTGGTTGATTTTATAGAACAAATTCCACATTATTTTATAGGTTCTAATACTGATATACCAATTGTAGGTGGTTCTATATTAAGTCATGAACACTTTCAAGGAGGACAACATGTTTTCCCAATGGAAGAAGCCAAAATAGATATTAATTTTAAATATAAAGAATTTTCGGATGTAAATATAGGAATTGTAAAATGGCCTATGGCTGTAATAAGATTATCATCATTAAACAAAAATCAGTTAATTTCACTCTCAAGTAGAATTTTAGACAATTGGAAAGAATATAGTGATTTAGAAGCTGAAATTGTACCATTTAGTGTTGAAGAGGGAATAAAAGTCTATCATAATGCTATAACACCTATAGCTAGAAAAAATAATAATAATGAATTTGAAATTGATTTAGTTCTTCGGAATAATAGAGTAACTAAAGAATATCCATATGGAATTTTTCATCCACATGAAGAATTACATCATATTAAAAAAGAGAATATAGGATTAATAGAGGTTATGGGATTGGCTGTATTACCAGCAAGACTAAATGAGGAAATATATGAAATTAAAAGAATTTTAACTGGAGAAATGTCATACACAAGTGACGAAATTGATGAAAAAAATCCTTTGTATAAACATAACAAGTGGATTTGCGAACTATTAAAGAAATATGGTGCAAAATGCAGTTTAGAAGAAGCAGATGAGTATATAAAAAAAGAGGTTGGAATTAAATTTTTAGAAGTATTATTAGATGCTGGAGTATATAAGAGAAATAAAAAAGGACAAAATCAATTTATTAATTTTATGGCACATATGGGATTTGAGATTTTATAA
- the galE gene encoding UDP-glucose 4-epimerase GalE — protein sequence MSILVCGGAGYIGSHMVAHLLEHKKDVVILDNLSKGHKSALLGGKFYIGDLQNQTLLNQIFTENDIESVIDFAAYSLVGESVENPLKYFDNNIVSTINLLEAMKNHGVKNIVFSSTAATYGEPKSIPIKESDDTNPTNPYGESKLAVEKILKWCDKAYGIKYTILRYFNAAGAHINGQIGEDHRPESHLIPIILQVALKQRDKIMIFGDDYATLDGSCVRDYIHVSDLASAHLLALERLQSGSDSAIFNLGNGTGFSVKEIIDVTKKITGIDIPSEIAPRRPGDPAILIASSESAKKQLNWNPKYNSVETIIETAWNWHKNHINGYEE from the coding sequence ATGTCTATTTTAGTTTGCGGTGGTGCTGGATATATAGGAAGTCATATGGTGGCTCATTTATTAGAACATAAAAAAGACGTTGTCATTTTAGATAACTTATCAAAAGGTCATAAATCAGCTTTACTTGGTGGTAAATTCTATATTGGTGATTTACAAAACCAAACACTTTTAAATCAAATTTTTACAGAAAATGATATAGAATCTGTAATTGATTTTGCTGCTTATTCTCTTGTTGGAGAAAGTGTTGAAAATCCTCTAAAATATTTTGATAATAACATAGTATCTACAATAAATCTTTTAGAAGCTATGAAAAATCACGGAGTAAAAAACATAGTATTTTCTTCTACTGCTGCAACTTATGGTGAACCTAAAAGTATACCAATAAAAGAAAGTGATGACACTAATCCTACTAATCCTTACGGCGAATCTAAACTCGCTGTAGAAAAAATTCTGAAATGGTGTGATAAAGCTTATGGTATAAAATATACTATATTAAGATATTTTAATGCTGCCGGTGCTCATATTAATGGACAAATTGGAGAAGATCACAGACCAGAATCTCATTTAATACCCATAATATTACAAGTAGCTTTAAAGCAAAGAGACAAAATTATGATATTTGGAGATGATTATGCTACACTTGATGGTAGTTGCGTTAGAGACTATATTCATGTATCAGATCTTGCATCTGCTCATCTCTTAGCCTTAGAAAGATTACAATCAGGCAGCGATAGTGCTATCTTTAATCTTGGAAACGGCACTGGTTTTTCTGTAAAAGAAATTATCGATGTTACTAAAAAAATTACAGGAATTGATATACCATCTGAAATTGCCCCAAGACGTCCTGGCGATCCTGCTATATTAATTGCTTCTTCTGAAAGTGCTAAAAAGCAATTGAACTGGAATCCAAAATATAATTCTGTTGAAACAATAATTGAAACAGCTTGGAATTGGCATAAAAATCACATTAATGGCTATGAAGAATAA
- a CDS encoding galactokinase, whose protein sequence is MIKQDLKQKFIELYGEGDIRFFFSPGRVNLIGEHIDYNGGVVFPCALEFGTYGLVRKRNDKTVNLVSTNFPLKVSINLNDLIYDKADDWGNYPKGVMKVMMEKGYTVEGMDIMISGNIPNGAGLSSSASLELLIAVIINNLFNNKSIDRVELVKIGQECENKFVGVNCGIMDQFAIGMGKENKAILLQCDSLNYKYADLQLGDYSLVIMNTNKRRALNESKYNERRAECEKALEIIKSKKDVKDLCSLDSTEFNEIKHCISNETIRNRAMHCVQENERVKLAYKYLNMGCTEKFGRLLVESHNSLKNLYEVTGKELDVIVDEALKVPGCIGARMTGAGFGGCALAIVKKSEVDNFINLVNKNYKSVIGYDAEFYMSGISKGTHEIG, encoded by the coding sequence ATGATTAAACAAGATTTAAAACAGAAGTTTATTGAATTATATGGTGAGGGAGATATAAGATTCTTTTTTTCACCTGGTAGAGTTAATTTAATAGGGGAGCATATTGATTATAATGGGGGAGTAGTGTTTCCATGTGCATTGGAGTTTGGAACATATGGATTGGTAAGAAAAAGAAATGACAAAACAGTTAACTTGGTTTCTACTAATTTTCCATTAAAAGTTTCTATAAATCTAAATGATTTAATATATGACAAAGCTGATGATTGGGGAAATTATCCTAAGGGTGTAATGAAGGTAATGATGGAAAAAGGATATACAGTAGAAGGAATGGATATTATGATAAGTGGTAATATACCAAATGGAGCTGGACTTTCGTCATCGGCATCTTTAGAATTACTTATAGCAGTAATAATAAATAATTTATTTAATAATAAAAGTATTGATAGGGTGGAGCTAGTTAAGATAGGTCAAGAATGTGAAAATAAATTTGTAGGAGTTAATTGTGGAATAATGGATCAATTTGCTATAGGAATGGGTAAGGAAAATAAGGCCATACTTTTACAATGCGATAGCCTTAATTACAAATATGCAGATTTACAATTAGGAGATTACTCACTTGTTATAATGAATACAAACAAAAGAAGAGCATTAAATGAATCAAAATATAATGAAAGAAGAGCTGAGTGTGAAAAGGCTTTAGAAATAATTAAAAGTAAAAAAGACGTGAAGGATTTATGTAGTTTAGATTCAACAGAATTTAATGAAATTAAACATTGTATAAGTAATGAAACAATAAGAAATAGAGCAATGCATTGTGTACAGGAAAATGAAAGGGTAAAGCTTGCATATAAGTATTTGAACATGGGCTGTACTGAAAAATTTGGAAGATTATTAGTGGAATCACATAATTCTTTAAAAAATCTATATGAGGTAACAGGAAAAGAATTAGATGTTATAGTAGATGAGGCATTAAAAGTACCTGGATGCATTGGAGCAAGGATGACAGGAGCAGGTTTTGGAGGTTGTGCATTAGCTATTGTTAAAAAATCTGAAGTTGATAATTTTATTAACTTAGTAAATAAAAACTATAAAAGTGTAATTGGATATGATGCAGAATTTTATATGAGTGGTATTAGTAAAGGAACACATGAAATTGGATAA
- a CDS encoding solute:sodium symporter family transporter produces MSITIIASFIFFTALVGIITYFKTRGDKVDSKDGYFLGGRSLTAGIIGGSLLLTNLSAGNFVGMSAQAYTNNMCVMGWEVTSGVVLVLVALFLVPRYLKAGITTIPDFLEDRFDSGVKKFVSILFLLGYVVNVLPPTLYSGAIAMSQIFNVSGVFGVSYTTGIWITVWAIGIIGSIYAIFGGLKAVAVSDTLNGIGLVIGGLMVPFFGLVVLGKGHFLSGLNKIIVEHQDKLNAVGTVSDPVPFATLFTGMLLVNLYYWGTDQAIIQRALGAKNLKEGQKGVILAGFLKVLTPLMVIIPGIIAFHMYGAGASNPDLMYSKLVNDVMPKPLIGFFGAVMFGAILSTFNSVLNSASTLFALNVYKPIFGKNKSDMDIVNEGKKFGIILAIISMFIAPFIMYAPEGLFQYLQTVNGFFNVPIFTIIFIGYATKRVPAIAAKISLTFFVFTYGILQLVIKPELHFLHQLAILFIISCIIMLVIGKIRPNKEEYVLKDKKVVDIHPWEHRHEASGIVIFTMITMYILFSKIGIVSKGGMHSKGIAAIIIAAVVTIICVKISKSRDKTILNNKNENIGQ; encoded by the coding sequence ATGAGTATTACAATCATTGCATCTTTTATATTTTTTACGGCTTTAGTAGGTATTATTACGTATTTTAAAACTAGAGGAGACAAAGTAGATTCTAAAGATGGATATTTCCTAGGTGGTAGAAGTTTAACGGCTGGGATAATAGGAGGTTCACTACTTTTAACTAATTTAAGTGCAGGTAATTTTGTTGGAATGAGTGCACAAGCATACACTAATAACATGTGTGTAATGGGGTGGGAAGTAACATCAGGTGTAGTATTAGTTTTAGTTGCACTATTTTTAGTTCCAAGATATTTAAAGGCAGGTATAACAACAATTCCTGATTTTTTAGAAGATCGTTTTGATTCTGGAGTTAAAAAGTTTGTTTCAATATTATTTCTATTAGGTTATGTTGTAAATGTATTACCTCCTACTCTTTATTCTGGAGCTATTGCTATGAGTCAAATATTTAATGTTTCAGGAGTATTTGGAGTAAGTTATACTACCGGAATTTGGATTACTGTTTGGGCTATTGGAATTATTGGATCAATATATGCCATTTTTGGAGGATTAAAAGCAGTTGCAGTATCGGATACATTAAATGGTATAGGATTAGTAATTGGTGGATTGATGGTTCCATTTTTCGGATTGGTTGTATTAGGAAAAGGACATTTTCTAAGTGGATTAAATAAAATTATAGTTGAACATCAAGACAAATTGAATGCAGTTGGAACAGTAAGTGATCCAGTACCATTTGCAACATTATTTACAGGGATGTTATTAGTTAATTTATATTATTGGGGAACTGATCAAGCAATTATTCAAAGGGCACTAGGAGCTAAGAATTTAAAAGAAGGACAAAAAGGAGTTATTTTAGCTGGATTTTTAAAAGTATTAACACCATTAATGGTAATTATACCAGGAATTATTGCATTTCATATGTATGGAGCAGGAGCATCAAATCCAGATTTAATGTATTCAAAATTAGTAAATGATGTAATGCCTAAACCTTTGATTGGATTTTTCGGAGCTGTAATGTTTGGTGCCATATTAAGTACTTTTAATAGTGTTCTTAATAGTGCCTCAACATTATTTGCCCTTAATGTTTATAAACCTATATTTGGTAAAAATAAGTCGGATATGGATATAGTAAATGAAGGTAAAAAATTTGGAATAATATTAGCTATTATTTCAATGTTTATTGCACCATTTATTATGTATGCACCAGAAGGTCTATTTCAATATCTACAAACTGTAAACGGATTTTTCAATGTACCTATATTTACTATTATTTTTATAGGATATGCTACTAAAAGAGTTCCAGCTATTGCAGCTAAAATATCACTAACATTTTTCGTATTTACTTATGGTATATTACAATTAGTAATCAAACCAGAACTTCATTTCTTACATCAATTAGCCATATTGTTTATAATTTCATGCATAATAATGCTAGTAATTGGAAAAATCAGACCTAACAAAGAGGAGTATGTATTAAAAGATAAGAAGGTTGTAGATATTCATCCATGGGAACATCGTCATGAAGCAAGTGGTATTGTAATTTTTACAATGATAACAATGTATATTTTATTTTCAAAGATTGGTATTGTAAGTAAGGGTGGAATGCATAGTAAAGGAATAGCTGCGATTATTATAGCTGCAGTTGTAACAATAATATGTGTTAAAATATCAAAGTCTAGAGATAAAACAATACTAAACAATAAGAATGAAAACATTGGTCAATAA
- a CDS encoding helix-turn-helix domain-containing protein: MKIGEKLKQLRIEKGLTQMDLASRCELSKGFISQLERDLTSPSIATLVDILECLGTNLKDFFNDEEEEKIVFSKEDIFESEDSELNYKVQWVIPNAQKNMMEPILLTLESNGQYKNDEPHEGEEFGYVLAGTIYIHLGHKRYRAKKGECFYYKPRKNHYISNAGKGSAKVLWVSTPPYF; this comes from the coding sequence ATGAAAATAGGCGAAAAGCTTAAGCAACTAAGGATAGAAAAAGGTCTTACTCAAATGGATCTTGCTAGTAGATGTGAGTTGTCAAAAGGATTTATATCTCAATTAGAGAGAGACCTTACATCACCATCTATAGCCACTTTAGTAGATATTTTAGAGTGTCTTGGTACGAACTTAAAAGATTTTTTTAATGATGAAGAAGAAGAAAAAATAGTATTTTCTAAAGAAGATATATTTGAATCAGAAGATAGTGAATTAAATTATAAAGTACAGTGGGTAATTCCTAACGCACAAAAGAATATGATGGAACCTATATTGTTAACTTTAGAATCAAATGGGCAATATAAGAATGATGAGCCTCATGAGGGAGAAGAGTTTGGATATGTTCTTGCAGGAACAATATATATTCATTTAGGACATAAAAGATATAGGGCTAAAAAGGGAGAATGCTTCTATTATAAGCCACGAAAAAATCATTATATATCTAATGCAGGAAAAGGTTCAGCAAAAGTGTTGTGGGTAAGTACACCACCATATTTCTAA
- a CDS encoding ABC transporter permease, producing the protein MVSKALKRFYAFLIFLFLYAPIVVLIIFSFNNSKSRAHWDGFTFNWYIELFKDEQILKSLYYTIIIAVLSSAIATAIGTAAAIGINNMKSLSKKIMLNINYLPVLNPDIVTGVALMSLFIFVKLDLGFLTMLLSHITFNIPYVILAVLPKLRQLPKDTTEAAMDLGATPWYALRKVILPQIKPGIVTGALMAFTMSIDDFVISFFTTGEGVSNLSITIYSMARRGINPKINAISTLLFGTVLILLLIINKRSPETKLQGGSGI; encoded by the coding sequence ATGGTAAGTAAAGCTTTAAAAAGATTTTATGCATTTTTGATATTCCTATTCCTCTACGCACCAATTGTAGTACTTATAATTTTTTCTTTTAATAATTCTAAATCAAGAGCTCATTGGGATGGATTTACATTTAATTGGTATATAGAATTATTTAAAGATGAGCAGATATTAAAGTCTTTATACTACACTATAATAATTGCAGTATTATCATCGGCAATTGCAACTGCAATTGGAACTGCAGCAGCTATTGGAATAAATAATATGAAGTCTCTTAGTAAAAAGATAATGTTAAATATTAATTATCTTCCAGTGTTAAATCCAGATATAGTAACTGGTGTAGCACTAATGAGTTTATTTATATTTGTTAAGTTAGATTTGGGATTTTTGACTATGTTACTATCACATATAACTTTTAATATACCGTATGTAATTCTAGCAGTACTTCCTAAGTTAAGACAATTACCTAAGGATACTACTGAAGCTGCTATGGATCTTGGAGCAACTCCATGGTATGCATTAAGAAAGGTTATATTACCTCAAATAAAGCCAGGAATAGTAACAGGTGCTCTTATGGCATTTACTATGTCTATAGATGACTTCGTAATAAGTTTCTTTACAACTGGAGAAGGAGTAAGTAATCTTTCTATAACAATTTACTCTATGGCAAGACGTGGAATAAATCCAAAAATAAATGCCATTTCTACACTATTATTTGGAACAGTTTTGATATTGTTACTAATAATAAATAAGAGATCACCAGAAACTAAGTTGCAGGGAGGAAGTGGGATATAG
- the potA gene encoding spermidine/putrescine ABC transporter ATP-binding protein, which yields MAENIIEIKNVYKEFNGVPILKNINLNIRKNEFITLLGPSGCGKTTTLRILGGFEEATGGEVIFENNKINNVPPYKRQINTVFQKYALFPHMSIFENIAFGLNIKKVPKDEIKIRVKRMLKLVDLEGYEKRSIDSLSGGQQQRIAIARALVNEPKVLLLDEPLGALDLKLRKEMQIELKKMQQQLGITFIYVTHDQDEALTMSDKIVVMEKGEIQQMGTPEDIYNEPQNAFVAKFIGASNIVEGVMLEDFLVDFAGRKFECVDKGFDRNEDIQVVVRPEDIKIVDKDKGMLHGVVESETFKGVHYEMIVKENDREWLVHSTLKSDVGTVVGMNIFPEDIHIMKKARG from the coding sequence ATGGCAGAAAATATAATTGAAATAAAAAATGTTTATAAAGAATTTAATGGAGTGCCTATTTTAAAAAATATAAATTTAAATATAAGGAAAAATGAGTTTATAACTTTATTAGGGCCAAGCGGATGTGGTAAAACTACTACATTAAGGATATTAGGTGGATTTGAAGAGGCTACAGGTGGTGAAGTTATATTTGAAAATAACAAAATTAATAATGTTCCACCATATAAAAGACAGATTAATACTGTATTTCAAAAGTATGCCTTGTTCCCTCACATGAGTATCTTTGAAAATATTGCTTTTGGACTTAACATAAAGAAGGTTCCAAAGGATGAAATAAAAATTAGAGTAAAAAGAATGCTGAAATTAGTTGATCTAGAAGGATATGAAAAAAGATCTATAGATTCATTAAGTGGAGGTCAACAGCAAAGAATAGCAATTGCAAGAGCTTTAGTTAATGAACCTAAGGTTTTATTGTTAGACGAACCGTTAGGAGCTTTAGACTTAAAATTAAGAAAAGAAATGCAAATAGAGTTAAAGAAGATGCAACAACAATTAGGAATAACATTTATATATGTTACACATGATCAAGATGAAGCCTTAACTATGTCAGATAAGATTGTAGTTATGGAAAAAGGTGAAATACAACAAATGGGAACGCCAGAGGATATATATAATGAACCTCAAAATGCTTTTGTAGCTAAATTTATTGGAGCTAGTAATATAGTTGAAGGCGTAATGCTTGAAGATTTCTTAGTAGATTTTGCAGGAAGAAAATTTGAATGTGTAGACAAAGGTTTTGATAGAAATGAAGATATTCAAGTGGTAGTAAGACCAGAAGATATAAAAATAGTGGATAAAGATAAAGGGATGCTTCACGGAGTAGTTGAATCTGAAACATTCAAAGGCGTTCATTATGAAATGATAGTAAAAGAAAATGATAGAGAATGGCTTGTTCACAGCACATTAAAATCAGATGTTGGAACAGTTGTAGGAATGAATATATTCCCAGAAGATATTCATATTATGAAAAAGGCGAGGGGTTAA
- a CDS encoding ABC transporter substrate-binding protein: protein MKKIRKIILVFALLSVAMFSLTACGKDKNALNVYNWGDYIDESVIKQFEEEYHIKVNYETFATNEDMYVKLKKGGTNYDVVIPSDYMITKMINENMLEKIDMKNIPNFKDIPGKFKNLAFDPKNQYSVPYMWGTVGIIYNTKLIKDKIDSWDALWNPKYKDQILMVDSQRDAIAVALKKLGYSINTRNKDELKKAEQELMKQKPLVRAYVGDEVKDLMVDEEGSIAVVWSGDAVTMMKNNPNLRYVIPKEGSNLWFDNMVIPKGSAHKKQAELFINFMTRPDISLKNVDYIGYSTPNAKTMEMLDPETKNDKAAYPEDEKLKKCEVFIDLGDFIKDYDRAWTEIKVK, encoded by the coding sequence GTGAAAAAAATTAGAAAAATAATTTTAGTATTTGCTTTATTAAGTGTTGCTATGTTTTCATTAACAGCATGTGGAAAAGATAAAAATGCTTTAAATGTTTATAACTGGGGAGATTATATTGATGAGTCAGTGATTAAACAGTTTGAGGAAGAATATCATATAAAAGTAAACTATGAAACTTTTGCTACAAATGAGGACATGTATGTAAAGCTAAAAAAAGGTGGTACTAACTATGATGTGGTAATACCATCAGATTATATGATTACTAAAATGATTAATGAAAATATGTTAGAAAAAATAGATATGAAAAATATACCTAACTTTAAAGATATACCTGGAAAATTTAAAAATCTCGCTTTCGATCCTAAAAACCAATATTCAGTTCCATACATGTGGGGAACTGTAGGTATTATATATAATACTAAGCTTATAAAAGATAAAATAGATAGCTGGGATGCTTTATGGAATCCTAAATATAAGGACCAGATTTTAATGGTTGATAGCCAAAGGGACGCAATAGCAGTTGCACTTAAAAAATTAGGATATTCCATTAATACTAGAAATAAGGATGAACTTAAAAAAGCTGAACAAGAACTTATGAAACAAAAACCACTTGTACGTGCATATGTTGGGGATGAAGTTAAGGATCTTATGGTAGATGAAGAAGGTTCTATTGCAGTTGTTTGGTCTGGTGACGCTGTTACTATGATGAAAAATAATCCAAATTTAAGATATGTTATTCCAAAGGAAGGAAGTAATCTTTGGTTTGACAATATGGTAATTCCTAAAGGAAGTGCACATAAAAAACAAGCAGAATTATTTATTAATTTCATGACAAGACCGGATATTTCATTAAAAAATGTAGATTATATAGGGTATTCTACTCCAAATGCAAAGACAATGGAAATGTTAGATCCTGAAACTAAAAATGATAAAGCTGCTTATCCTGAAGATGAAAAACTAAAGAAGTGTGAAGTTTTCATTGATTTAGGAGATTTCATAAAAGATTATGATAGAGCCTGGACGGAAATAAAAGTTAAGTAA
- a CDS encoding LacI family DNA-binding transcriptional regulator yields the protein MNDVAKEAGVSITTVSRVLNDNYPVKEETKIRVKEVIERLNYQPNQMARSLITKKTRVIGVIVPGITNLFFPTIVENIDKHLKDQGYNILLCNTKGNEIEEKKLVDQLVQRQVDGIIVMDPSEEILKLGYYEKLSRKIPLIIIKGLTKDYKYNFICYDEVIGTEEAIQYFLKLNHRKIAFIRGEKSISYDIKEKVYQDIIKSNDIEYEKIITVGSGNSIEVVEELEGKIVELLKGKDKPTAVFACNDLMAIGFINCCRKLGINVPDDISVIGCDNTLIANIAYPKLTSIDLGISSIGKIAGREILDLIDNGIGKSKKIILGTELVIRESCKKI from the coding sequence ATTAATGACGTAGCAAAAGAAGCTGGAGTATCAATTACAACAGTTTCTAGAGTATTAAATGATAATTATCCGGTAAAAGAAGAAACAAAGATTAGGGTTAAAGAAGTTATTGAAAGATTAAATTATCAGCCTAATCAAATGGCTAGGAGTTTAATTACTAAAAAAACTAGAGTGATAGGTGTTATAGTTCCTGGTATTACAAACTTATTTTTTCCTACTATAGTAGAAAATATTGATAAACATCTAAAAGACCAAGGATATAATATATTACTTTGTAATACAAAGGGAAATGAGATAGAAGAAAAAAAATTAGTAGATCAACTTGTGCAACGTCAGGTAGATGGCATTATTGTAATGGACCCTTCAGAAGAAATTTTAAAATTAGGTTATTATGAAAAATTATCTCGAAAAATTCCTTTGATAATTATTAAAGGCTTAACAAAGGATTATAAATATAATTTTATTTGCTATGATGAAGTAATAGGAACAGAAGAGGCTATTCAATATTTTTTGAAATTAAATCATCGAAAAATAGCTTTTATACGAGGTGAAAAAAGTATATCTTATGATATAAAAGAAAAGGTATATCAGGATATTATAAAGTCTAATGACATAGAGTATGAAAAAATTATTACCGTAGGATCAGGAAATAGTATAGAGGTAGTAGAAGAGTTGGAAGGAAAAATTGTTGAACTTCTAAAAGGCAAGGATAAACCTACTGCTGTATTTGCTTGTAATGATCTTATGGCTATTGGTTTTATTAATTGTTGCAGAAAACTTGGAATAAATGTTCCAGATGATATATCAGTAATTGGGTGTGACAATACTTTAATAGCAAATATAGCGTATCCTAAACTAACATCTATTGACTTAGGTATATCATCAATTGGAAAAATAGCAGGTAGAGAAATTTTAGATTTAATAGATAATGGAATAGGCAAAAGTAAAAAAATAATTTTAGGTACAGAACTTGTTATTAGAGAAAGTTGCAAAAAAATATAA
- a CDS encoding ABC transporter permease, giving the protein MKKWLSSPYVLWSILFIVFPLFLVLYFSFTAGDTNVHFTLDNYKVLMQPLYLKVFMRSINLALVSTVICLIVGYPMAMILADKEINKTGIAVLLFVVPMWMNFLLRTYSWIAILGKNGFINTLLQNLGLPKLNLLYNSGAIILGMVYNFLPFMVLPIYTVLSKMDKSLIEAASDLGANKVTIFKKVIFPLSLPGVMSGITMVFMPAVSTFVISRLLGGGQYTLLGNLVEQQFLVTGDWHFGSSISIVMMILILISMLIMTKFDGEKAGGGGLW; this is encoded by the coding sequence ATGAAAAAGTGGTTATCATCTCCCTATGTACTTTGGAGTATTTTGTTTATAGTTTTTCCATTATTTTTAGTGCTATATTTTAGTTTTACAGCTGGAGACACTAATGTACACTTTACTTTAGATAATTATAAAGTTCTTATGCAACCACTTTATTTAAAGGTGTTTATGCGTTCAATAAATCTGGCACTTGTTTCTACTGTAATTTGTCTTATAGTAGGATATCCTATGGCAATGATTTTAGCTGATAAGGAAATTAATAAGACAGGTATTGCAGTACTTTTATTTGTTGTTCCTATGTGGATGAATTTTTTACTTAGAACATATTCTTGGATTGCTATTTTGGGCAAAAATGGATTTATAAATACTTTGCTTCAAAATTTAGGTTTACCAAAGTTAAATCTTCTATATAATAGTGGAGCTATTATACTAGGAATGGTATATAACTTTTTGCCATTTATGGTATTACCTATATATACTGTATTATCTAAGATGGATAAAAGTCTAATTGAAGCAGCTAGTGATTTAGGTGCAAATAAGGTTACTATTTTTAAAAAAGTTATATTTCCACTTAGTTTACCAGGAGTTATGTCAGGAATAACTATGGTGTTTATGCCTGCGGTTAGTACGTTTGTAATATCTAGATTGTTAGGTGGTGGACAATATACACTTCTAGGTAATCTTGTAGAACAACAATTCTTAGTTACAGGAGATTGGCATTTTGGTTCATCAATATCAATTGTAATGATGATTTTAATTTTAATTTCTATGCTTATTATGACAAAATTTGATGGTGAAAAAGCAGGAGGTGGAGGACTATGGTAA